The Nostoc cf. commune SO-36 genomic sequence CTTCCCCATGCTTTCTTCGCTGATACGGGTTTAGAGTATGTAGCCGCAGGGGGAGCAATTTGATTTAGCAGATTTTCGACTCGTAGGGGTATAAGTCTGGTATCTCCCAAGCTGAGTATTTCTGCACAGTAGGAAACGTAATAGTTGCGTGTATCGCTGTTAGCGATATTTTTAAGTAATTTGACTATTTGCTGAGTTACTTGTTGAAAATCAGTAGCTTGCTTTAAGTCACGGTCTTGAATAATTTGCTGAATCTGCCAGTCTAGCCAAAGTGGGGCATTTTTTAGCAGTTCTGCATAATCTTCTGGGGTGTGACTATGCAAGTATTCATCAGCATCTTTGCCATCAGGTAAATTGAGAACCTTTAGCTGAACTTCGCCTTTGTATGCTAGTTCGGCAATTTCACCGATTGCCCGTTCTGCCGCATTGGTTCCGGCTTTATCAGCATCAAAGTTGAGTACTAATTGTTTTGATTCGGTGTAGCGTAATATTAACCGGACTTGCTCTAAGCTTAAAGCAGTGCCTAAAGAGGCGACAGCGTTATTAATACCAGCAGCGTGGAGAGCGATCGCATCAAAATATCCCTCTACCACCACAGCTTGATCAAGTTGAGAAATTCCACCCTTGGCTTGATCGAGGGCAAATAATGTTTTACCTTTACTAAAAAGTTCGGTTTCTGGTGAATTCAGATACTTAGGCTGTTCATCAGTCAGAGTTCTACCACCAAAGGCAATGACGCGTCCTTGGACATCGCGGATGGGAATCATTAAGCGATCGCGGAATACATCATAATAACCGCCTCCTTCCTTGCGTGGCTTAATCAATCCCGCTTTTTCTAGTATCTGCACGGGCAAACGTTTATCTTCCACTAGATAACGATAGAGAGTTTCCCAACCTGCGGGGGCGTAACCTAAACCAAATTGCTGTATAGTTTCTTCTTTGAGTTGGCGGTTAGATTGCAAATATTCAAGTGCCTTTTGCCCTTGGGATTGTCTGAGGGCATGTTGATAAAACTGGGCGGACGTTGCCAGAACTTCGTACAACTGCTCACGTAAAGATAGCTGACGCTGTAATTCTTGGCGTTGTTCGGGTTCTAGAGTTTGCACAGGTACTTGGTAACGCCGTGCTAAATCCAGCACCACATCAGCAAAAGAGCGCTTTCCCAACTCCATGACGAACTTAATGGCATTTCCCCCAGCTTGACAGCCAAAGCAATAGTACATTTGCTTGGTCTGGCTGACGGTGAAACTGGGAGATTTCTCATCATGGAAGGGGCACAAACCGACAAAATCCTTTCCACGTTTGCGTAAAACTACGTATTCCGAGACGACATCTACAATATCAGCCCGTAGTTTAACTTCCTCAATTGTGTCTGGGTGCAAGCGGGGGATTTGCATTCTAGTCTATTTATTAATTCATGGGTTGGTAGTTAACACTGCCGTGCGTTTCCCAACTGATAGCTATTATATTCTTGTTGCTAGACCAAGATTGATGTATACAATTGCTTACACTTAATTTTATCAGAGGAAATACTTAAAATGGGACGTATTTTTATATCAGCGGCTCATGGAGGCAGAGAAGCCAGAGGAATCGATCCAGGTGCGATCGCAGGTGGTACAACTGAAGCTAAAGAAATGATTCTGCTGCGCGATTTGATTGTCACAGAACTAAGGGCGCGGAATGTGGAAATTTTGGCAATTCCTGATGACTTGAGCGCCGCCCAAACTATCACCTGGATCAATTCTCGTGCCCGCCGGGGTGATGTTGCCCTAGAAATTGAATCTAATGCGGCTAATAGCCCTTCTGTGCGCGGGGCGGGTGTATTTTACATTGCTAATAATAGCGATCGCAAGAGTAATGCTGAACAACTATTAGTGGGGTTGTTGCGTCGCGTACCCCAATTACCAAATCGGGGAGCCAAGCCAGATACAAATAGTGGATTAGGCAGTTTAGCATTCTGCCGCCAGACAACGCTTCCAGCTTTGGTGATGGAAGTAGGGTTTCTTACCAATCCAGAAGATCGGACTTTGCTGCAAAGTCGTCGTCGTGATTTTGCTTTGGGAATTGCCGACGGATTAGTGACTTGGAGTCGTGTCATTGACCCCACTCCTGGAACTCCAGTGGAAGCAAATTATCCGCCAATTAATATTAATATTAATGGACAAAATTACTCAGAGCAAGGAGTTTTAGTTAATGGTAATGCTTACATTCCCATTGATTTAGTAGACCGTTTACGGATTGACCTTTCCAAAACGGCTAATGTCAATCGAATTACCTATCGCAAAGTAGTTTATGTGAAAGCGATCGAACTGCGAGATTTTAATGTTGCAGTCACTTGGGATGCTGCAACGCGTACTGTTAGCTTGCGATCGAATTTGGTGGTTTGCCCTGGTGAGTTTTCGCGGGTGATGTCGAACGGTAACACATCCGAATTACAGTTACAATTATTCTTGAAAAATAATAATGAAAATGCTTTGGTAAATTTCCCTGATATTCCCAAACTTTATCGGGAAGAAGCAGGTATAGAAGGAGTGAACTATGATATTTCCTTTTGCCAAATGTGTGTAGAAACTGGATTTTTACGGTTTGGTAGTGATATTAGACCTGAGCAAAATAACTTTGCAGGCTTAGGTGCGATCGGTGGCGGTTCTGAGGCTGCGTCTTTTCCAAGTGCCAGAATTGGAGTGAGGGCACACATTCAACATTTAAAAGCTTACGCTAGTTTAGAACCTTTGGTACAAGAAGTAGTAGATCCAAGATTTCGCTTTGTCACACGCGGGATTGCGCCATTAATTGAACAGCTATCAGGGCGGTGGTCAGCAGATTTGGATTATGGTACAAAAATTTCAGCAATGCTCAAACGATTATATGAATCAGCAGGACTTCTTTGAGTTACGCAAGAGTTTTCCAGTTCATCAATCCCTGTATTGTCACTACGTGAGTTATTAGAGCAGTTAGCATTGCTTGAGAAGCCTCAAAATTAGTAAATACAGAATTTTATTCATTCGTAGCGAATTAAATTGGTTATACGCTGCATTAACAATGCATCGACTTGCATTGTTAATGCGTCAGCTTGCCTTATCAATGCGTTCCCCGACATAAAAACGCTACGCTTTTAGGCAAAACTGTACTAAAATTTTGCACAATGCGATCGCAAACGTGGTCTGCTTCAGCACAAAAATGCCGTAAAGTTAGTAAACTTGATAGCAATTTAAGAAGACAGACCGTGATCGTTCCATCAGGCAGTAGAGCGTTAGTAGCAAGTCATAACAGTAGTTTAGAGTTTACCAGCCTCGCCAAACTATTAAGTGGAAACTTGCTTGCAGAAGTGGATCTTCATCGGGCTGTAGTAAGTTTAAAGCTAAAGCAAGCCA encodes the following:
- the dnaG gene encoding DNA primase, with protein sequence MQIPRLHPDTIEEVKLRADIVDVVSEYVVLRKRGKDFVGLCPFHDEKSPSFTVSQTKQMYYCFGCQAGGNAIKFVMELGKRSFADVVLDLARRYQVPVQTLEPEQRQELQRQLSLREQLYEVLATSAQFYQHALRQSQGQKALEYLQSNRQLKEETIQQFGLGYAPAGWETLYRYLVEDKRLPVQILEKAGLIKPRKEGGGYYDVFRDRLMIPIRDVQGRVIAFGGRTLTDEQPKYLNSPETELFSKGKTLFALDQAKGGISQLDQAVVVEGYFDAIALHAAGINNAVASLGTALSLEQVRLILRYTESKQLVLNFDADKAGTNAAERAIGEIAELAYKGEVQLKVLNLPDGKDADEYLHSHTPEDYAELLKNAPLWLDWQIQQIIQDRDLKQATDFQQVTQQIVKLLKNIANSDTRNYYVSYCAEILSLGDTRLIPLRVENLLNQIAPPAATYSKPVSAKKAWGSSKSPLPTPHSPLPTERSLLEHAEALLLRIYLHCPEQRQLIIAELEERDLQFSLSHHRFLWQQILEISSGDEETKNFVSLPNLISRLQDQFLEFGSEMALIAHLFHVDEKNQKEILRTPQVVQAAIACMDLVMLEKRYRHFLELWQQTDPEAEPERYQSYYQAFYAEKIKLQQIDRQRLFSITELL
- the tftA gene encoding hormogonium tapered terminus morphoprotein TftA, giving the protein MGRIFISAAHGGREARGIDPGAIAGGTTEAKEMILLRDLIVTELRARNVEILAIPDDLSAAQTITWINSRARRGDVALEIESNAANSPSVRGAGVFYIANNSDRKSNAEQLLVGLLRRVPQLPNRGAKPDTNSGLGSLAFCRQTTLPALVMEVGFLTNPEDRTLLQSRRRDFALGIADGLVTWSRVIDPTPGTPVEANYPPINININGQNYSEQGVLVNGNAYIPIDLVDRLRIDLSKTANVNRITYRKVVYVKAIELRDFNVAVTWDAATRTVSLRSNLVVCPGEFSRVMSNGNTSELQLQLFLKNNNENALVNFPDIPKLYREEAGIEGVNYDISFCQMCVETGFLRFGSDIRPEQNNFAGLGAIGGGSEAASFPSARIGVRAHIQHLKAYASLEPLVQEVVDPRFRFVTRGIAPLIEQLSGRWSADLDYGTKISAMLKRLYESAGLL